The Pirellulales bacterium genome segment ACGTCACTCCGCAAGAGGTCCGCCGGGTCCAAGATCTTATCAACCACAGACCCCGCGAATGCCTGGGCTTCCAAACCGCCCACGAAGTTTTTTACGCTAGCTCCTAAACCCGCGTTGCGTTTGAGTTTGATGTCCGCCAGTTGGCGTGCAGTCTTAAGTACTTTATTCCAACGATCTCCTACAAATGAGTAATGTCGCCAACCCGTAGAATGATACCGGAAGTCACCATCCCAAACGACACAGGCCCAATCGAGTTCGAGGCCTTGAACATGAAATTCCGTTGCAGCGTCTTCAAGATAATATGAGGATCGAACATCATCTTTGTTGTCAAGGAACCAATGTACAGGATCAACTGGAGACTTGATGTCAATTGCATAAGGTTTTAAGCGATGAGCCTGCGATGAAACGACAATGCCATAGCGTTCGGAACCTCGAGCTTGTGTTTTAATCCATTCTTTCGCTTTTATTAAGGACCGTGTGATCACAATCGGATATTGATGCTCGATACTTTGCAGCACGCTGCGAGCCTCTTCTTCGTTCTGATCAAGAATGAGTTTGACGAGGCTGGACAATTTTTCAGCACGAAATGACCTTAACGATACGGCCAGATGCAGATCATCGTTAAAGTGTACACCGTCGCGCTCAGCAAATAACTCAATAGCCTTATTAGCTGCATATTCAGTCTCGTGAAGGTCTGAGGAAATGTGCACATCCCAATGAGGAAAAGAGGTCGCGAGAGTTTTCAGCCATTCGCTTATACCTGCTTCACCTGTATTTATCTCCTGTCCACCTCCGACCAAGCAAACAATGACCGCCCAGTCTTGATGTCGATCCAGACACGAAATCAGAAATTCCGGCTCGGACTTATTGAAATCGGCAATTCCTTTTTTTTGACGCATGAACTTTGAGGTTTGCTCAACGTCCCATGCACGCTGAGCTTCATCAAAAATCGCGACATGCTCGATGGGTGGCTGACTTGCATCAATCAAGCCTTCGTCACGGAAGTTGTGTACGTTCTGAATAAAGAGTTTAACTTCGCTTCTAGCAGCTCCCTTTGTAATTTTTCGCCCAGCTAATACTTCTCTTTCAATTTTGTCACGAGCGAGGGCTTCCCTTAATACTGCAACGAGCGGGGCATTACCGGAAAGAAATACACTGTAAAGATCGCTCTTGTTGTCTATGTGTTGTGTAGCGACATTTAATCCGACTAGCGTTTTGCCGGCACCAGGCACTCCTGTCACAAAACCAATTGACTTTCTCGATTGCTCTTTGGATTGGCGAATAATCTCCGCGATTGCATTAGAGGTGCGGTCTAAATTGATTGCAGTAGCGTCATTACGAGAAATGTCAGCAACACTATGCCCTCTGTAGAGTGACTGTGCTGCCTCAATGATCGTTGGAGTTGGACAATAGCGCCCCGTTTCCCATGTCTGCAAATTAATCGGATGAGATTCGTCCAATTCAAGTACTAATTCGATTACTTTACCGATGTTGTCTATGGACGCGCAAATAGGAATTAGTAAACCGTCGTCGTGAACCGTTGTCGCAATATTTACTGAGACTGACGATGCACCTGTAGGAACCAAAATCGGGGCAATAGTCAGATGATGGCTTGGCTCATGGAAGTTTTTTAAATCAAGTGCGTAGTCCCAAACTTGTTCGATTGCATTCGTCTTGTACTTCGTTTCATTGACTTTGAATTCAATTACAAAAACAACATGCTTGATTAGGACAACAACATCAATCCGTCGTCCCATTCGCGGTATCGAATACTCAAAATATATCTTTCCACAACTACGAAAAGGTAAGAGGACACTTTTTAGGATTTGTATTTGCTGCAACCATGCATCTCGTTGGAGTGTTTCTACGGCAAAAGAATCATGCTCCACAATAGATCCGAGTATTTGATTCGGATCACAATCCAAGAAATTTCCTATGAAGTCAGAGTACAATGCACGAATGGTCATTTTTGGCTCCATAAGACTTAACTATCACTTTGCTGTTATTATAATCAATTTGTATGCTTCGAGA includes the following:
- a CDS encoding DUF2075 domain-containing protein; its protein translation is MTIRALYSDFIGNFLDCDPNQILGSIVEHDSFAVETLQRDAWLQQIQILKSVLLPFRSCGKIYFEYSIPRMGRRIDVVVLIKHVVFVIEFKVNETKYKTNAIEQVWDYALDLKNFHEPSHHLTIAPILVPTGASSVSVNIATTVHDDGLLIPICASIDNIGKVIELVLELDESHPINLQTWETGRYCPTPTIIEAAQSLYRGHSVADISRNDATAINLDRTSNAIAEIIRQSKEQSRKSIGFVTGVPGAGKTLVGLNVATQHIDNKSDLYSVFLSGNAPLVAVLREALARDKIEREVLAGRKITKGAARSEVKLFIQNVHNFRDEGLIDASQPPIEHVAIFDEAQRAWDVEQTSKFMRQKKGIADFNKSEPEFLISCLDRHQDWAVIVCLVGGGQEINTGEAGISEWLKTLATSFPHWDVHISSDLHETEYAANKAIELFAERDGVHFNDDLHLAVSLRSFRAEKLSSLVKLILDQNEEEARSVLQSIEHQYPIVITRSLIKAKEWIKTQARGSERYGIVVSSQAHRLKPYAIDIKSPVDPVHWFLDNKDDVRSSYYLEDAATEFHVQGLELDWACVVWDGDFRYHSTGWRHYSFVGDRWNKVLKTARQLADIKLKRNAGLGASVKNFVGGLEAQAFAGSVVDKILDPADLLRSDV